One Cydia fagiglandana chromosome 11, ilCydFagi1.1, whole genome shotgun sequence genomic region harbors:
- the LOC134668951 gene encoding uncharacterized protein LOC134668951: MLLQRLIGLAGYGGNGGQSNKQVQPTFGVSFGLPQPSHGGYPINPFNSNPLQNPYGPALNSGGLNLGLVSVNPLLAVQVTKNDYGEKIVKPFVNLHVTPNEHVVNKIGTLFHEKKQYLLNKHEHYHHFNPHHHEYYHHKPALHYGPHIPHGPHYEPHGPHYGPHGPSYEPHFPRPPHNTFGPTYSPHYGYAEAGYLKQNQFNAPPTAATGDDDYYDDDNINNNEGADFHNPYENGYDGYGFGRTANASVDRMQGKYAGRYGYSRSLSLPNGPGANRGSQTVRFPENRKKREVTVEQSKSERIEEVTLPHSSSSL, encoded by the coding sequence ATGTTACTGCAGCGCCTCATTGGACTGGCCGGCTACGGCGGCAATGGCGGCCAAAGCAACAAACAAGTGCAGCCCACGTTTGGTGTTTCTTTTGGGTTGCCCCAGCCTTCCCATGGTGGTTACCCCATCAATCCTTTTAACTCAAATCCTCTCCAGAACCCCTATGGTCCAGCTTTAAACAGCGGCGGTCTTAACCTAGGTCTCGTTTCCGTTAATCCGTTGCTAGCCGTACAAGTTACTAAAAATGATTACGGTGAAAAAATAGTTAAACCCTTTGTAAACTTGCACGTAACACCTAATGAACATGTTGTCAATAAAATTGGCACGTTATTCCATGAGAAAAAACAGTATCTGTTAAATAAGCACGAACATTATCACCATTTCAATCCACACCATCATGAGTATTATCACCATAAACCTGCACTGCACTATGGTCCCCACATACCACACGGACCCCATTACGAACCACATGGACCCCATTATGGACCACACGGACCTTCTTACGAACCCCATTTCCCGCGCCCGCCGCATAATACTTTCGGGCCAACCTATTCTCCCCACTATGGTTATGCTGAAGCCggttatttaaaacaaaatcaatTTAATGCTCCGCCTACAGCGGCAACTGGTGATGATGACTATTATGATGACgacaatattaataataatgaagGGGCCGACTTTCATAATCCCTATGAAAATGGATATGACGGTTACGGGTTCGGAAGAACCGCCAATGCTAGTGTTGATAGAATGCAAGGAAAATATGCAGGCCGCTATGGATACTCTCGTTCCCTTTCCCTTCCTAATGGTCCTGGGGCAAACCGGGGAAGCCAAACAGTCAGATTTCCTGAGAATAGAAAGAAGAGGGAAGTCACTGTTGAGCAATCTAAAAGCGAAAGAATCGAAGAGGTAACCCTTCCTCATTCCTCCTCCAGTTTATAA
- the LOC134668950 gene encoding uncharacterized protein LOC134668950: protein MRWFTTTSLLLALAIASATAEWSWGGDADAKDKDAKPEEKPTELLEGEEALDADKKSSDSAGTVLDDIVDELVSNRQQQGRSLGGFDDVYSDPTIKEALDSGDDAEARNLIKGRLCTLGLIQCDEEEETQEKRYLSPDELIYAQPVDIKPYGKPIPSIPVRGPPRAYGPAKPMPPYLSRPQKIPPKRVGYGGPPNMRPGFSEKYGQASGSNFQFSQNNGLYGGSEGNYVTRPPNYANESPYNFENNKPHYNKVPPTQTNTKTDVVQQHVHHHYVHSDGDKEPKVIIKPVAIPVGSVGHLGAQSLSQQQTDIITAGGGDYSGFSSGGFKPMTDGFSPVNKPVYEADTIYGSQYGNSNGNKGNSFLSQSLPNQYSNSDFDAQKYGNTLGAFSSHNNEFYKKELHVGSGNNLYQQGPATFGQGNSYQENYHEAKAQGFECVCVNYDQCPSQEIIGRRDDLYLPIDPRNKGSEITALTDEQIDNITKADASETKTESTTTEASAKKVSKRETKNENEDKIEKEAEPRQGYFGNRPQVQQCRPNQVCCRKPFRPQAANRGQCGIRHSQGINGRIKTPSYVDGDSEFGEYPWQVAILKKDPKESVYVCGGTLIDGSHIMTAAHCVKSYKGFELRVRLGEWDVNHDVEFFPYVERDVLSVHVHPTYYAGTLDNDLAILKLEQPVDWTKYPHISPACLPDKYTDYAGQRCWTTGWGKDAFGDNGKYQNILKEVDVPILSHGVCQNQLRQTRLGYNYELNHGFLCAGGEEGKDACKGDGGGPLVCEHGGTWQLVGVVSWGIGCGQPGVPGVYVKVAHYLDWISQITGKFSPY from the exons ATGCGGTGGTTTACGACAACGAGTCTTTTACTAGCATTAGCTATAGCCAGCGCGACAGCGGAATGGTCATGGGGCGGTGATGCTGATGCTAAAGATAAAGATGCAAAACCTGAAGAAAAACCGACTGAGTTACTAGAAGGCGAAGAAGCTCTCGATGCTGACAAGAAAAGCTCTGACTCAGCTGGTACGGTGCTGGACGATATAGTGGACGAGCTGGTCAGCAACAGGCAGCAACAAGGCAGGAGTCTGGGCGGATTCGACGATGTGTACAGCGATCCCACTATTAAGGAGGCGTTGGACTCTGGAGATGATGCTGAAGCAAGAAATCTGATCAAGGGCCGTCTCTGCACTCTGGGGCTTATTCAA TGtgatgaagaagaagaaaccCAAGAAAAACGCTATCTGTCACCGGATGAATTGATTTATGCTCAACCAGTTGACATCAAGCCTTATGGAAAACCGATTCCTTCCATCCCGGTCCGTGGACCTCCCCGAGCATACGGACCAGCCAAACCTATGCCACCTTACTTGTCGCGCCCTCAAAAAATCCCACCCAAGCGAGTCGGATATGGAGGACCTCCCAATATGCGCCCCGGATTCTCTGAAAAGTACGGACAGGCATCCGGCAGCAATTTCCAGTTCTCACAAAACAATGGGTTGTATGGTGGTAGCGAAGGGAACTATGTAACGAGACCCCCAAACTATGCCAACGAGAGCCCATACAACTTCGAAAACAACAAACCACATTACAACAAAGTCCCTCCTACGCAAACCAACACAAAAACTGACGTTGTACAACAACATGTCCACCATCACTACGTACACAGTGACGGCGACAAGGAACCTAAAGTGATCATCAAGCCTGTTGCGATACCGGTTGGGTCCGTAGGACACCTGGGCGCTCAATCTCTCTCCCAGCAACAGACCGACATAATAACCGCGGGTGGTGGAGATTACAGCGGATTTAGCTCTGGTGGCTTCAAACCTATGACCGATGGTTTctcacctgtaaacaaaccagTGTATGAGGCCGACACAATCTATGGCTCTCAATACGGCAACAGCAATGGTAACAAAGGAAACAGCTTTTTATCTCAGTCTCTGCCAAACCAATACTCCAACTCTGATTTTGATGCCCAAAAATACGGCAACACCTTAGGCGCATTTTCCTCTCACAACAACGAATTTTATAAGAAGGAATTACACGTAGGATCTGGTAACAATTTATACCAACAAGGTCCAGCTACTTTTGGACAGGGTAACTCTTATCAGGAGAACTACCATGAAGCCAAAGCTCAAGGATTTGAATGTGTCTGTGTCAACTATGACCAATGTCCCAGCCAAGAGATCATTGGCCGCAGAGATGATTTATACCTGCCTATCGATCCTCGTAACAAAGGTAGTGAGATAACTGCTCTTACTGACGAACAAATAGACAACATCACCAAGGCTGACGCTTCAGAAACTAAAACTGAATCAACTACTACTGAAGCCAGCGCTAAGAAAGTAAGCAAGCGGGAAACCAAGAACGAGAATGAAGACAAAATCGAAAAGGAAGCTGAACCG CGTCAAGGATATTTCGGAAACCGACCTCAAGTACAACAATGCAGACCCAATCAAGTTTGCTGCCGGAAACCATTCCGCCCTCAAGCTGCCAACCGCGGTCAATGTGGCATCAGGCATTCCCAGGGCATTAATGGAAGAATCAAGACTCCGTCATACGTAGATGGAGACAGTGAATTTGGAGAATACCCTTGGCAAGTGGCTATCCTAAAGAAGGATCCTAAAGAGTCTGTGTACGTTTGCGGCGGAACTTTGATTGACGGATCCCACATCATGACTGCTGCCCACTGCGTTAAATC ATACAAAGGCTTCGAGCTTCGAGTGCGCCTTGGTGAATGGGATGTTAACCATGACGTTGAATTCTTCCCTTACGTTGAGAGAGATGTGCTCTCCGTCCATGTGCACCCAACGTACTACGCCGGTACCTTAGACAATGATCTGGCTATCCTCAAGCTGGAGCAGCCCGTCGACTGGACTAAATACCCGCACATCAGCCCTGCTTGCCTGCCTGACAAGTACACTGACTACGCTGGTCAAAGATGCTGGACGACTGGTTGGGGCAAGGACGCTTTTGGAGACAACGGAAAATACCAGAACATACTAAAAGAAGTCGATGTTCCGATTCTATCGCACGGTGTTTGCCAGAACCAGCTAAGGCAAACGAGATTGGGTTACAACTATGAATTGAACCATGGGTTCTTGTGCGCCGGTGGTGAAGAGGGCAAGGATGCGTGCAAAGGTGACGGAGGCGGCCCGCTGGTGTGCGAGCACGGTGGCACTTGGCAACTGGTCGGAGTCGTGTCGTGGGGTATCGGTTGCGGTCAGCCCGGCGTACCTGGCGTCTACGTGAAAGTCGCTCACTATCTAGACTGGATCTCACAGATCACGGGAAAGTTTTCCCCGTACTAA